One stretch of Armigeres subalbatus isolate Guangzhou_Male chromosome 2, GZ_Asu_2, whole genome shotgun sequence DNA includes these proteins:
- the LOC134217722 gene encoding uncharacterized protein LOC134217722: MGSLTLLISLYISPGTTTKQKKFFLARNLIMYATMSMPIVVTGDFNIDVSKEENAEFIDFMKQYLFLDLVSDPSQSTTLGGTCLDLTFTRNIGADCRRYCSYFSYHRPILSILAAPSESQLE; the protein is encoded by the exons ATGGGTAGTTTGACGCTCTTGATTTCGCTGTATATTTCACCAG GTACGACAACCAAGcagaagaaattctttttggcGCGGAACCTTATAATGTACGCGACAATGAGCATGCCCATAGTTGTTACCGGCGACTTCAACATTGATGTATCAAAAGAGGAGAATGCTGAGTTCATCGACTTCATGAAGCAGTACCTCTTCTTGGATTTGGTATCGGACCCTTCGCAATCAACCACTCTTGGTGGAACATGCTTGGATCTTACATTCACGCGAAATATTGGTGCGGACTGTAGGAGATATTGTTCTTACTTTTCATATCATCGACCAATACTTTCGATACTTGCTGCGCCGTCTG AATCTCAGTTAGAATGA